A single window of Salmo salar chromosome ssa21, Ssal_v3.1, whole genome shotgun sequence DNA harbors:
- the LOC106582368 gene encoding ras-related protein Rab-5B — protein sequence MATRGSGRPNCMLPQTKICQFKLVLLGDMAVGKSSLVLRFVKGQFDEFQETTIGAAFLAQSVCLDDTTVKFEIWDTAGQERYHSLAPMYYRGAQAAIVVFDITKPETFERAKAWVKELQRQASPNIVIALAGNKADLAEKRLVEYEEAQTYSEDTGLLFMETSAKTAMNVNELFLAIAKKMPKTDTQNPTHAARHRGVNLQDPDAHNTRSCCGGGGGN from the exons ATGGCTACCAGAGGGAGTGGCCGGCCCAATTGCATGCTGCCCCAGACAAAGATATGCCAGTTTAAACTGGTGTTGCTGGGAGACATGGCTGTGGGCAAGTCCAGCCTGGTGCTGCGCTTCGTCAAGGGACAGTTTGATGAGTTCCAGGAGACCACCattggag CTGCATTCCTGGCCCAGTCTGTGTGTCTAGACGACACCACTGTGAAGTTTGAGATCTGGGACACGGCGGGACAGGAGCGCTATCACAGTCTGGCTCCCATGTACTACCGTGGGGCACAGGCAGCTATTGTGGTCTTTGATATCACCAAGCCG GAGACGTTTGAGCGAGCCAAAGCCTGGGTGAAGGAGCTACAGAGGCAGGCTAGCCCCAACATTGTCATCGCTTTGGCAGGGAACAAggctgacctggctgagaagAGACTAGTGGAGTACGAG GAGGCCCAGACCTATTCTGAAGACACTGGACTGCTCTTCATGGAGACCTCTGCCAAGACGGCCATGAATGTCAACGAACTATTCCTGGCCATTG CCAAAAAGATGCCAAAAACGGACACCCAGAACCCTACACACGCAGCACGACACCggggagtgaacctacaggaccCTGATGCCCACAACACCCGATCCTGCTGTGGAGGAGGCGGCGGGAACTaa